The Tistrella bauzanensis DNA window ATTCCGCGCCGGCATCATGCCTGGTTCGAGGATCTGCCCGCCGACACGGCGGCGCGGATCATGGCGCTGGGTCAGGATCTGGCGCGCCAGATGAAGCGGATCTATGGCGTGGAGCGGGTGAGCTTCGCCTTCACCGGCATCGACGTCGCCCATGCCCATGCTCATATCGTGCCGATGCACGAGCTGACCGACGTGATCTCGCGCCGCCAGATCGTCGAGACCGACCTCACCTTCAGGCCAATGCCACGCGCCGAGCCCGAGGCGCTGGCCGCGACCGCCGACGCCTTGCGGGCGGCGCTCGCCGGCCGGTGAGCGCGCGGATGCCGCGCCATCGAAACGACGCCACACCCACTGATATCGACGCGGCCGAACGCGAAGCCGAACGGCTGGGCGGCTGGATGCGCATCGCCATGGCGGTGATCCTGCTGGCCTCGCTGGTGGTACCGCTGCTGATCATCCGGCCCGACATGACCATGACCGGCGCCGTCGACCGCCGGCTGATGGTCGCCCTGGTCACACTCGGGGCCTTCGGTCTGCTGGGCATCGTCGTGGTGCTGCTCACCATCCGCCGGCGCCACCGGCGCTGGATGGCCTGG harbors:
- a CDS encoding HIT family protein, whose translation is MTDTPCLFCAIAGGHLPAHVIHQDDTVMAFLDIQPIRPGHTLIIPRRHHAWFEDLPADTAARIMALGQDLARQMKRIYGVERVSFAFTGIDVAHAHAHIVPMHELTDVISRRQIVETDLTFRPMPRAEPEALAATADALRAALAGR